The genomic DNA GTCCGCGCAAACCAGCGTGTTTCAGGGCCTGCATAGCTCAAACAGACTGAAAAGGCCGCAGAACGACTCTTCGGGCACCAATGCGACGCAGAAACTCGGCCCCGCGGAGCAGCACCTTATGGACATGCTATGTTCCTCCGGCTTCAACGAATCCTCAGAGTGGGGCAACCGTGCCCAAGAGCCTGGAAAGACCGTAATCAGCTCCCTGTCTCTGTGTCGCTTGGCGAACGAGACCACGCAAGAATTCCGTGATAAAGTGGATGATGCTAAGCGCAAGCACGAGGAAGAGGCTAAGAATGCACACCGGAACTCTGAGCTTGGCGCGCAGAACCCTCTGACTCCGCTTGGATCGCGCTCCTCGCCCTCCCCCGCACAGCAGGATAAGCGCAAATCGAGGCTTTCCTCACTTGCGGACAACGTTCGCTCGCGTTCCGCGTCACGCCATCGCTCGTCCTCCCGACAAAGAATAGAACAGGCGCCTACTCTTTACGAATTGGTCCCTCGGCCCGACATCAAcgccaagctgctgcttttctGGAAGAAGCCTGCCCGTAAGTGCTGGTGGGGCGAACAAGATACCGTATTGGATCTCAAGCTCTACGGTAAGATCGATACTGAAACTGGCGCACTTCTGCTCTTGCCTTCTGGGCCCATTGTCACCGTGAAAGTGCCGGTCAAGCTTCACGTGAGAAGAGTCTGGACCCTGGAGCTGAGCATCGTTGGCGTCGAATAGAGTCCGGGGATATTTGCCATAGCTTCTCAGCCGAAGTGGGCCGGCGACAGTTCCTACATTCTACGTAACTGTAATAATGCGGGTTTTATTCCAACGCAACCAGTGTGCCAAGAAATTGAGCGGGGCTTCTTATCATGCTGCCTCGTTCGTGCGAATCCTCCGTAGTCCTTTACTAGCAACCAGAATGTAATCTTAGGACTGTGAAGGTCATTCAGCGCGTTCTTCAAGCCGCGGATCAGAAACCTCAAAACCACTTTATTATTGCGCCTCGCGAGACTTCTAGGCTGTAACGGAACCGATTTGCATGCTTCAGAGCTGGATTCTTTTCCCTAAAAGGACAATTCTCAGTTGAGAGTCGCATTCCAGCCGGTTGGGCTGCTGAATCGCTGTTTTTACTGCGGCATACGGACCTGTCGGCTTGTTCATTAAAATTTGACAACATCAGCTGTCTCGTGGTTAATAAAATATTTAAGGTCCATCGCCTGATCCAAGATGAGGTTCAAGATATTAAAATCGCAATATCAAAAGTGAAGAAAAGCGAAAAGTCTGGATAATCGACAGGGCCATGGCGCAAATGGCAGAACTTTTGCAGTGCGCTTGGTTAGCGGTTACGTTCGCAGCAAAACTGGTGCAGATAGGCCTATGCACCTTAGCGGTGTTGTTGTTGGGGCCGCTTATCGCGCTTTACATGTATGATGTGATGCTATACGTGTGGCGAGTTATGGTGAATGGGCACgttgctgctgaagcagAGTTCAGCGGGAGCAGCAAGTCGCTAGGGTCTGACGGCGCTGCCCGCGAAGGCGCCCAAACAAGAGCGCCTATCGAAGCTCTAGCGTACGATACAGCGCCTGCCGGGGGCAGCGAGAGCGAGAACGAGACCGCATATCACAGCGATAGCGCGCCTGATACCGATGCAGAGTGGGAGATGTCCGCGACGCCCCCTAGCTCATCACGGAACCCGCGCCAGATGCGGCCTCGCTTTGGAGCGATCAAGGGATCCTACGCGCGACTCTCAGACCTTATCACGGTGACAATATCCACCGGCGCGGATGAAGACTGCGTGGAAGGTCGCGAGCAGGAGGTGACTCTTATCTCAAGCAGAGCCTGAGACACGGGATTTGCAGGCCCTTTAAGGGTCGTGAGCTGCGCTCTGCGAGCACACCACTATACAGTGCCGCGAGAAGCGCTCTTGATAACATTCAGGCGTAACATGATGCTGGTCATACATACTATTTAGGTCCCCGGAGGCCCATTCTATAACAGGATTGTCTAATATTTTGGTTTGGTAACACGAAGGCTGCGCTGCAACCTCGCACGCAGCGTCAGCTTTTTCGGGACCGAAAAAAATCAATTTCATTGAATGGACGCTAACACATGCACTGCacagctcatcgcatgGCCCGCCGAAGCGCTCATGGCATTGTCCCAGCCGTCATCGACTGCTATGTACATCGCAGGCCTGGCTATGATCACGTGCTCCGTTTCTCCCTTGGTACGagctcaaatttttcacgacttaagcttcttgaaaccTCTAGCAAAAACAAGACAGCGACAAAGACACAAAGCACACAATGTCTGCCAGATTTACCGCTCCAGGAGCTGGTGCGCCAGCCAAGAAGCCTTCTAGATTCGAACAGTTCAAGCAAACACCCGCGTTCCCCGTTTTGGTGAACCTAGGTTTGTTTGTCGCTGGTGTTGCGTTCATTCAATCGCCATTGATGGACATGATGGCCCCTCAGTTGTAAGCGGCGGGCACCTCCGCATGCGGCCAGGCGCCGGCAACGAATGGGCCCAGGGCTGGGAAGCCCGCAATAGCAATGTTTGCGAGGCGCTATTCCAGCCCCTCCACGGCGTGCGAGTTATTAAATATTGTAAATAGGTGAAGCACTGAAGAAGCaagtttcaaaagataGCAACACATGGCGGCGCCTTGGCGTGCGTCTTTTCGTTGAGTACAGTTTGCCCTGGGCGGCTTTAGCCGTTGGCTAACTGCCAGCCCCTTGACGTGAATTGTCAGGGGGCGCGGCTGAGGGCCTGCAGCTCTATGCAAAAGAGGCATCTAGGACGCACAGCTTGCCACGGGGAGGTATTCAGCAGCGCGGTAATCAATTGCGCTCGCGGGATGAGATACCGCAACCGTCGCGAGACGCAGACGTTCCGACGTAATGTAACGTTAGAGATCCTGGCAGTTTTGGTGCCCGGCGCATCCGGGAGCGCCACCCCGTCTACGAGAGAAGCACTTCTCCGCGTTTACGCTTCCTCGCTCGAGCCACTAGCTCCCCCCCCCCCCCACCTAGCTCACACAACCACGCTTCATTTCTAGAATACACTTTACTATTGCACTAAAGCTACTTAGCTAACTAGTTTAGTTGCCGCTCAACACAACGTACAGGGCGTACAGCATTCCgggaaagaagaacagaATGGTTAGGATAAGGTCAATGATACACTCGCTGCCCCAGCCCTTAGCTAGGAATACTGCCAAAGGAGGCAAGAAAAGAGCTATTTCTCCTTGTTAGTAAATCCCGAAAtctccaacttcaaggCTCACAATTCACATACCAATGATGATGTTAACGATTTTGCTGCTGtccattttgaatgatAGGCTTCTTGACTGATTCGCTGAGATGTTGTGCACCGGAGAGCGAGGTTATTGATTGTTGTAGCCATTCAAATAAAGTTTCAATATTTATCGGTATATATGTTTTTTTCCTGCTTAGAAAATCCTAAATAACAACACCGCGTTTAGGTAATTGGACCGTTGAGCGATAAAATGGCTAAATGCATCGCGAAAGATGCTGACCTTTACTATCAGCACGGCGCGCACAGCTATGGACATGCGTTTTCAGGTTGCGAACATAAAAGCAAGCTTCTGAGATATTAGATGTTTTTCGAGCGCAGACAGGGCTGCACAGCTTGTTGTCCGGTGTCTTAGCTATAGTCTAGCGGTGCTTactgcttcaaaactttcttTACAATTTTCTCGACCTCATCCCAGTCATCGGTGGGAACACGCGTCATCTCAATGTCACCGAAGTACTTCTGGATTGCGGTCAGCACCTCAAAGGACTTCTTGTCGTGAACGAACGAGATGGCAACACCCGTACGGCCAAATCTGCCAGTTCTGCCGATACGATGAATGTAGGTTGAGGGGTCAGCTTTGCCCTGGAAGGTTGTAGGAAGATCGTAGTTGACCACCATGGACACAGTTGGGATATCAATACCACGAGCCAACACATTTGTAGTGATTAAGACCTTGGAGCGGCCTTCACGGAAATCGTCGATCAAGCGGTCTCTTTCTGAGGCTTGCAGGTCACCGTGCAAGATAGAGACTTGGTGGCCCGCCTGTTTCAGCTTGGCATACAGGACATTGGCCGTCTGCTTAGTCTGCACGAAAATAATGGAGGAACCAATGGTTAACAGTCCATACAACTCCGTCAGCACCTCGAACTTGTTGTTCTCATCAGTACAGTCCATGAACAGCTGTTTGATAGCTGCAACATTAACTTCGTTTCTTTGCAGCTCCAGCGAGTTGGCATCTGGCACCACTTTGCGTGCGTAGTTCCTCACACCATCGTCGAACGTCGCTGAGAAAAGCACCAATTGCGCTGACTTGGGCAGGAACTTCTTGACTCGCAGACATTGGTCTCCGAGCCCCTGTTTATCCAACATGTTGTCTGCTTCGTCGAGCACAAACACCTTGACCTGGCCTAGCTGGATCATTTTCCGGCGCATCAGGTCTAAAACAGTTCCGGGTGTACCCACTACGATCTGCGCGTTGAcaggcttgtttttctcgaaAGAGTCTGGGACAATAAGCTGAGAGGAGATCTTAGTAAACTTTCCCATTTCCTGGATAACTTCCAACGTCTGTCTGGCAAGTTCTCTTGCAGGAGCCAAGCAAATTGCCTGCGTTTGGGGCACTGCTGGGTCGACGCGTGACAGCATTGTGAGAGAGAAGGCAGCAGTTTTGCCTGTGCCCGACTGGGACTGCGCAATCATGTTTCTAGGTGGGTTATGAAGCAGCAAAGGAAGGGCTCTCTCCTGAATCTTGGAAGGTTTCTGGAACTTCATGGCGTAAAGCCCCTTGAGAAGCTCTGGCGCCAAACCTAGCTCCTCGAAAGATTTGATACTGTACAGAGGAGAGTTTGGATCACCCTGCAGGTCGGCCAGCTTGACTTTGACTTCGTACTCAGACTTAACCAAGTTCGAgtcttgctctttcttTTTCTGGTCAGCAGTCTCATCTTTAGGAACGCCCTGCTCTTCAGGAGCgctttgctctttttgctcaacGGTCTTAGCGTCGGGAGCTTGGTCCTTCTTCGATTCTATGTTCAAAGACGCTAGCAGGTCAGCTGCATCGgctttctttgaagtgTCTGGCCAATAACGGGTTTGCAGTTAGTAGAATTCCGCGCGCTCAGGTCGCAAGAAGGAGGCTAGGTTTTGTAATTGACATACCAGTCATGATTAAATCTAATCAGTTCTTTGACGTTGCCTTTTGTTGGTTATGTCTGTAAGTTAGAAAAATCTTTTATACTAATGTAAATCTCATGTGACAGGTATTGAAAGAGGAAAGTTCGATGACATAAATGCTTATTCTTAGCCTGCCACGACAGCAGGTCTTCGATATATATTACTTAGTTGGACCAGCCAGTACTTGAATGCAGCGTAGAATCATTTAAACATGCTTTGGTGGTGCTTGTACGAGGGGATGCCATTTTTTATCAAATGCACGCAGAATATGAGAGCCAGCTCATACACCGTCAGGAGTCCAGTCGAGTCCCAGCCTTTGATAAACGCGAGACTGGCACTGTGACCAAAGCATggctttctcttctttggaaagagaaactttGGACGTGGGTAGGGGCGGTTTGTCTTCAGATAGCTTGAGAGCTGTGTTTTTTAAAAGAGTTCTCTTCAGCAGAGAAGACTCACGTTTCCGCGGAGGAATTGTGGAGGGTGGAGGCATGTCTGGCTTTTTGACAAGCATTTGTTGCTGCTTCCATTTCTTGTAGTCTGAAcattgcttcttgaagtcgAAGCGACATTGAGCTTCGACAGCAATGTTGAGGAGGTAATTCTCGATAATATTTCTCCACTCGGGCTTGGAGAGGTGCATGACAGGCTCGTGATAGCCAGTAAACTGCTCGTGACGTTTGCGTGCGGCGGCAACGGTGTATTTTGCGCTAGTAATTTTGAACTCGTAGTCCAAATTGGCTTCCATGTATAGATCGGACTCCACCAGCGTGCGTATAATAAAGTCGTCTGGGGAGTCGAGTGGCAGTAACTGAACGCGGAACTGCGGGAGCCCGATAGCAGAGGCGCTGCTGTCGGGGGGTTCGAAGTGCACTATTGGCAACTGAAAGCCCCATTCAGGGCGGAGGGCCTCGACGATTAAGAGTGACCGTATGTCGTTGAGCTCCCAGTCGAGAAGTTCGCGCTTTGTGAACTTGGGCCTGCCGTTGCATAGCAGGTTCTGGGGATCCATGAGCAGATCCGAGGCATACATGTCGTAAAAGACCTTGGGAAGCGCTTCCTGTAGCGATATAAGCTTGGGTTTCTCCTGCTCGATGTAGGATGCCGCAGCACTCGTTGCCGAGCTTGCGAGCGATACATGCGCAGAAAAGATGCTGGAGCGCAAGGACGGCGCTGACGATGTGTCTGACGTCGCAGAGACGATAGTCGATGCAGTCTCGGACGGAGCGAGCGATACTGTGTCGCTGTGAGAGTCTGACTGCAAGGGCCTGCGGTTGAGCAGCCTCTTGCGAATCTCGTCGCGCGCGCGGCTCGCGAACTCGGGTGGTGCGTTAACAAACTCTTTGGCTTCCGAGTCCTCGGGCACGGGCGCAAGCTCCGCTCCCTTGCGCTTGCTGCGAAGTGCAGGCAGCGCCTGCTTGGTCGAGGTGGGGGGAGGTGGCAACACGAACATACCGCGAACTGGGGACGCTACCTGTGGTGTTTTCAGGATGTGTGTCGAGTTGTGTTTACAAGTGTTGTGTGAAACTTCGGCGCGAGAGAATTATGCTtattcaattttttttcaaccGGGCTCTGCGCACCTGGTGTTTTTTTCTGGTGAGTTTCTTCCGGTGCCTCTTCGGAACCTCTTCGGACGTTCAAACCTTGTTTCGGGAACACTAATCCGTGGCTTTCCACTATTTTCTTACTGATGTTTCGCTTTTCTGTGCTTTATTCTTACAGATGCTTTCCAGATCCGCACACAAGTGCAAATCcgtatatatatatatatgtaATTTTCCCCACAATAATTATTTTTTGACGGAAAAATGGGCTGGAGATGCTGACTTAAGCAGGAGCGAATGCTCGCTCGTTTTCTCGATCAGAAACGCAACTCGCGGAAAAAACTTACAGCGAGCGTAtggagcttcttcaacttgtcGACGGACCGGCGAAACGGCTTTCCGCGCCTCCCCACGCTCTCGTTTGCGACCAGGGAGGTGCTTCTTAGTGACAAGGTCAAGGTGTACGGAGTCCTTGGAAGCCGGAAAAATCTTTTTCCGACCGGATTAACGTGGGCCGAACCTCTGGTCCGGACCCGGCTAGGGGCATTCggaaggaaaaaaaaataaaaagtTTTTTTGCGGGGAATTTGCTAAAAAGGTTAACCCGAACATGGGGCCGAGAAGTCAAAAATAATTTCCGAAGcggggaatcgaaccccgATCTCCACGGTGAGAGCGTGATGTGATAGCCATTACACTACATCGGATAATTGTTGCTAGTATTAAGTTATGGAACTATCTATTTGGCAATACTAATGAAAGGGTTATTCGTTTCAAAGGCTTCTCGGTTTTTCGCAGGGCGGGAAATTAAGGTTTGGGAGCTGTGTTAGCACGAGACGTGGAGGTTGCATGAGCATTTTGCTACGGCCTCAAGTCCAAGAATGCGCCCATGCGGATGATGagagaagaacaagaagcgtCTTCGTTCCAACGGTATCATCAGTCTTGCCCCGCGGACGGACACGGGCCAGAACCTTTGGTGCTGAAGGAAAATGGGACCCTTGGTTGTGCAGGATGGTGGGGTCACGGAACGCTTCTGTAAAAGTTTTCCCACCGGCTGCTGGTCGCCGTGGTCACCACGCTCCAACGCGGAGAAGCCGAAACGCCgagagctcaagaagttaAGGCCCATCAGCCTCGAGAAATGGGCATATAtgcccttcttcttgcatCTAATGGAACTAGAAATAGCCGTGGATTGTTCGAAGCTCGTTACGTCTTACAC from Lachancea thermotolerans CBS 6340 chromosome F complete sequence includes the following:
- the DBP5 gene encoding ATP-dependent RNA helicase DBP5 (highly similar to uniprot|P20449 Saccharomyces cerevisiae YOR046C DBP5 Cytoplasmic ATP-dependent RNA helicase of the DEAD-box family involved in mRNA export from the nucleus), whose amino-acid sequence is MTDTSKKADAADLLASLNIESKKDQAPDAKTVEQKEQSAPEEQGVPKDETADQKKKEQDSNLVKSEYEVKVKLADLQGDPNSPLYSIKSFEELGLAPELLKGLYAMKFQKPSKIQERALPLLLHNPPRNMIAQSQSGTGKTAAFSLTMLSRVDPAVPQTQAICLAPARELARQTLEVIQEMGKFTKISSQLIVPDSFEKNKPVNAQIVVGTPGTVLDLMRRKMIQLGQVKVFVLDEADNMLDKQGLGDQCLRVKKFLPKSAQLVLFSATFDDGVRNYARKVVPDANSLELQRNEVNVAAIKQLFMDCTDENNKFEVLTELYGLLTIGSSIIFVQTKQTANVLYAKLKQAGHQVSILHGDLQASERDRLIDDFREGRSKVLITTNVLARGIDIPTVSMVVNYDLPTTFQGKADPSTYIHRIGRTGRFGRTGVAISFVHDKKSFEVLTAIQKYFGDIEMTRVPTDDWDEVEKIVKKVLKQ
- the WHI2 gene encoding Whi2p (similar to uniprot|P12611 Saccharomyces cerevisiae YOR043W WHI2 Protein required with binding partner Psr1p for full activation of the general stress response possibly through Msn2p dephosphorylation regulates growth during the diauxic shift negative regulator of G1 cyclin expression), which codes for MPEVQSVITQVSAEQAPVPVMQETSQDFLDDDSLIHLNIQENHYYITRDQLMSLPESLLLCLFPSGVFMDRMGQVITNLTSQDEVYIGNFPPLCFEYIMENYVRAQEDLMNFPVDEIFDRGTSAREQSRFFGFSSPASANSMGGESEILHEKPSIIVLREDLDYYCVPQQKLAYAPDASQEMKNELLDNFMAETKLAAGSHLSAQTSVFQGLHSSNRLKRPQNDSSGTNATQKLGPAEQHLMDMLCSSGFNESSEWGNRAQEPGKTVISSLSLCRLANETTQEFRDKVDDAKRKHEEEAKNAHRNSELGAQNPLTPLGSRSSPSPAQQDKRKSRLSSLADNVRSRSASRHRSSSRQRIEQAPTLYELVPRPDINAKLLLFWKKPARKCWWGEQDTVLDLKLYGKIDTETGALLLLPSGPIVTVKVPVKLHVRRVWTLELSIVGVE
- the STD1 gene encoding Std1p (similar to uniprot|P35198 Saccharomyces cerevisiae YDR277C MTH1 Negative regulator of the glucose- sensing signal transduction pathway required for repression of transcription by Rgt1p interacts with Rgt1p and the Snf3p and Rgt2p glucose sensors phosphorylated by Yck1p triggering Mth1p degradation); protein product: MFVLPPPPTSTKQALPALRSKRKGAELAPVPEDSEAKEFVNAPPEFASRARDEIRKRLLNRRPLQSDSHSDTVSLAPSETASTIVSATSDTSSAPSLRSSIFSAHVSLASSATSAAASYIEQEKPKLISLQEALPKVFYDMYASDLLMDPQNLLCNGRPKFTKRELLDWELNDIRSLLIVEALRPEWGFQLPIVHFEPPDSSASAIGLPQFRVQLLPLDSPDDFIIRTLVESDLYMEANLDYEFKITSAKYTVAAARKRHEQFTGYHEPVMHLSKPEWRNIIENYLLNIAVEAQCRFDFKKQCSDYKKWKQQQMLVKKPDMPPPSTIPPRKRESSLLKRTLLKNTALKLSEDKPPLPTSKVSLSKEEKAMLWSQCQSRVYQRLGLDWTPDGV
- a CDS encoding KLTH0F17006p (conserved hypothetical protein) yields the protein MAQMAELLQCAWLAVTFAAKLVQIGLCTLAVLLLGPLIALYMYDVMLYVWRVMVNGHVAAEAEFSGSSKSLGSDGAAREGAQTRAPIEALAYDTAPAGGSESENETAYHSDSAPDTDAEWEMSATPPSSSRNPRQMRPRFGAIKGSYARLSDLITVTISTGADEDCVEGREQEVTLISSRA
- the TOM6 gene encoding Tom6p (similar to uniprot|P33448 Saccharomyces cerevisiae YOR045W TOM6 involved in supporting the cooperativity between receptors and the general insertion pore and facilitating the release of preproteins from import components; outer mitochondrial membrane protein, component of the mitochondiral protein translocation complex, associates with TOM40), translating into MSARFTAPGAGAPAKKPSRFEQFKQTPAFPVLVNLGLFVAGVAFIQSPLMDMMAPQL